The following coding sequences are from one Lolium rigidum isolate FL_2022 chromosome 6, APGP_CSIRO_Lrig_0.1, whole genome shotgun sequence window:
- the LOC124660474 gene encoding aldehyde dehydrogenase family 2 member C4-like isoform X2 — translation MGSNEGSGGEGKQTMVVPEIKFTKLFINGEFVDAASGKTFETRDPRTGDVLANIAEADKADVDLAVAAAREAFEHGPWPRMSGYARGRALSKLADLVEQHIEELAQLDGADAGKLLLLGKIIDIPHAVQMLRYYAGAADKIHGETLRVSGKYQGHTLKEPVGVVGVIIPWNFPSLMFFLKISPALAAGCTVVVKPAEQTPLSALFYANLAKEAGIPEGVINVVPGFGPTAGAAIASHMDIDSVAFTGSGEVGRLVMEASARSNLKTVSLELGGKCPLIIFDDADVDMAVELSRLAIFFNKGEVCVAGSRVYVQEGIYDEFVKKAVVAAQNWKVGDPFDVTTNMGPQVDKVQFERVLKYIDIGKSEGATLLTGGKPTGDKGYYIEPTIFADVKEDMKIAQDEIFGPVMSLMKFKTVDEAIEKANCTKYGLAAGIITKDLNIANKVSRSVRAGTVWVNCYFAFDPEAPFGGYKMSGFGRDQGMMAMDKYMQVKSVITAVPDSPWY, via the exons GCAAGACTTTCGAGACGAGGGACCCTCGAACAGGCGACGTGCTGGCCAACATCGCGGAGGCGGACAAAGCAGACGtggacctcgccgtcgccgccgccagggAGGCCTTCGAGCATGGCCCGTGGCCCCGCATGTCAGGATAC GCGAGGGGCAGGGCCTTGAGCAAGCTGGCCGACCTGGTGGAGCAGCACATCGAGGAGCTGGCGCAGCTGGACGGCGCCGACGCCGGGAAGCTGCTGCTGCTGGGCAAGATCATCGACATCCCGCACGCGGTGCAGATGCTGCGCTACTACGCCGGCGCGGCCGACAAGATCCACGGCGAGACCCTGCGCGTGTCCGGCAAGTACCAGGGGCACACCCTCAAGGAGCccgtcggcgtcgtcggcgtcaTCATCCCGTGGAACTTCCCCAGCCTCATGTTCTTTCTCAAGATCAGCCCGGCCCTCGCCGCTGGATGCACCGTCGTCGTCAAGCCAGCCGAGCAGACCCCACTTTCGGCGCTCTTCTACGCTAACCTCGCAAAGGAGGCCGGTATTCCGGAAGGAGTGATCAACGTCGTGCCAGGTTTCGGCCCGACCGCCGGCGCCGCCATAGCCTCCCACATGGACATCGACAGC GTTGCCTTCACTGGCTCTGGCGAAGTCGGCCGCCTCGTGATGGAGGCATCTGCACGGAGCAACCTGAAGACGGTCTCACTTGAGCTCGGCGGCAAGTGTCCGCTGATAATCTTCGACGACGCCGACGTGGACATGGCGGTGGAGCTCTCAAGGCTCGCCATCTTCTTCAACAAG GGAGAGGTTTGCGTCGCCGGGTCTCGTGTTTATGTTCAGGAAGGGATCTACGACGAGTTCGTCAAGAAGGCCGTCGTGGCAGCACAGAACTGGAAAGTTGGAGATCCCTTCGATGTCACCACCAACATGGGTCCCCAG GTTGACAAGGTCCAGTTCGAGAGGGTCCTAAAGTACATTGATATTGGCAAGAGCGAGGGGGCGACTCTTCTCACCGGCGGCAAACCCACCGGCGACAAAGGATACTACATTGAGCCTACCATATTTGCAGATGTCAAG GAGGACATGAAGATCGCGCAAGATGAGATCTTTGGCCCTGTGATGTCCCTCATGAAGTTCAA GACGGTCGATGAGGCGATAGAGAAGGCCAACTGCACCAAGTACGGACTTGCCGCCGGGATCATCACCAAGGATCTGAACATCGCCAACAAGGTATCAAGGTCGGTGCGCGCCGGGACCGTGTGGGTGAACTGCTACTTCGCCTTCGACCCCGAGGCGCCCTTCGGCGGGTACAAGATGAGCGGCTTCGGCCGGGACCAGGGGATGATGGCCATGGACAAGTACATGCAGGTCAAGAGCGTGATCACCGCAGTCCCTGACTCGCCTTGGTATTAG